DNA sequence from the Acidobacteriota bacterium genome:
TTGAGGTTCCCCGGTGACCGTCACGCTCGTTTCGAAGTGGAGGCCGATGGCGATGCTGTCGCCGGGTCCGTAGACATCACCGCGGGTCGGTTCGCCCTGGAAGAAGATCCCCTCCACCTGTGGCGCTTGCACGATGCTTCCGTCGACCTTCTGGTTCTGATCATCTGGGACGGCTTCGTGCGTCACGTCGGCGCGAAGGCTCCTGTCGCCCGCGGAGAAGATCGGACCGCCGCTGGCCAGAGCGTTCGCTGGGATGCTGATCCCGTCACTGTCGAGGTCCTCGGCTTCCACGACGTAGGCGAAGCTGATGTGCGTGGGGGAGTTCCACCAGAAGGAAGCATGCCGGGTGGTCGTGCCGACCTTCAGGGAGAGTCGAGGCAGGTCCTGGTAGTCGACGGCGATCGGTGAGTCGAAGTAGACGTCGAAGTCGACTCTCTCCTTGTAGCTGTATGCCTCGCCGTTCGACGGATGGCCGTTGATCTCCATGGAGGCTACGACGGGAGCGGTTTGAGCCGCTCCGGCCTTCCCCAGGTCTGGGTTCACGGCACGGAGGGTTGCGTGAACGTGTTCCTGCCGTTCTCCTTGCCGCGTGCCGAACAGGCCGAGATGCTCCCTCAACTCGTCGAGGAAGACGGGTTCCATCAGGAACGAGTCTCGTGGAGTCTGAAACTCCTGTGCCGCCGCTTCAGGCGCAATGGCAATTCCGCCAGTAGCGAGAACCGCAGTAATCCACATGGCCGCGCCTCGCGCCGCAAGGACCATCGCCATGCGGTGAACGGGATCTCTCGTGGTCTTTCGCACCATCAGCTTCTCCTCTTCTTCTCGCTCTTTGATTCACGAAGCCAGTTGTTGACAACACGCTCCGCGCGGGTTCGAACAGCCGTTTGAAGTTCTGCGGGAACAAGCTACGGGCGGAGCTGGGCCGCTGTCGCCCCCAAGATTGGGGGCGTGGATGCGCGACGTGTCTGTCACACTGTGCCCGCGGAGTAGAGCGACCGGCAGCGAACGCCGGAGCGAATGTCGCGGCGCTCGCGGCGGTGAGGATACGGGGGAGTTCGCGCAATCATCGCTCCGTTGGCTCGCTGCATCGCGATGGGGTCTCGAAGGCTTTGTAACGTGGCTCCAGTACGGATCGAGGCGAGGGCATGTCGTGCGAACCGGGGTGAGTAGAGCGGGCCGAATCGAGAGCATCGTTGCCACTCTGCAAGAAGCGGCGTTCGACGAGGATCGATGGGCGGTCGCGTCGGCGCTGATCGACGATGCGGCGCGCGTCCTGGGCAGTCACCTCAGTGTGCTAAGGCGCGAGTGGCCTTCCGAGTTCCTGTTCAGCCGGATCCTGTTCCACGGCGAGCCGCTCGACGAGGTGGAGCGGATGTACGTCCAGGACTATGGGTCTCGCGATGAGCGCGGGCCCCGCCTGCGTGCCCTGCCGTACGGATGCCTGGTCCATAACACGGCGCTCTTCACCGAACGCGAGATGAAGACGTCACCCTTGTATTGCGGTTTCCTGCCCCGTGTTGGTAGCAACAATCAAGCTCTCGTGCGTCTCGAGGGCGTGCATGACACGGACATCTACTGGTGCTTGACGGCACCGACGGGCAGTGATTGGGGTTCCGAAGAGATAGCCGTCATCGAGCGTCTCTTGCCTCACGTTCGGCATTTCGTTCGGGTTCGCCAGGCGCTGACGTCGGCCGACGCCCGTGAGGCTTCGCTGACCGGGCTGCTCGATCGGTCCGGTCTCGCGGTGCTCCACCTGGACCGGACAGGTCGCGTGTTGGAGGCGAACGCGCTCGCTCGGGAGCTGCTCGTGACCCGCGACCTCATCCTGCAGCGGGATCGTCAATTACGGGCGCGAGCGCCCAACTCGGACACGAGGCTGGGCCGGCTTCTGTCGATCTGCTGCCGCAAGGGCGTCGGCGGTTCGATGACGCTCCATCCTCACAGTGGGACGGCCGATAGCGAACCGCTGTTGCTGTGTGCTTGCCCCGTAGCGCCGGACCACACGACCTTCGATTCTCGCGGCGTTTCCGTGCAGGTCCTTCTGACGAGGCTGGGCAGTACGCGGAGTGTCGATACGCGGCACCTCACCGAGCTGTACGACCTGACCCCGGCCGAAAGCCGAGTGGCCGGCTTGCTGGCCGAGGGCCGGGCGGTCAGCGAGATCGCGGCGTCCACCGGCCGCAAGGAGAGCACGGTCCGGTGGCACGTCCGGAACCTCCACTCGAAGCTGGGCGTTCATCGCCAGATGGACCTGGTGCGCCTCGTGTTGTCGGCGGCGGCCGCTGCGCCGGCCGAGTAGCAGGCGGCAAACGGCGCTTTTCCGGCGCCGTGCCGATCTTTCGGGAGGCCGCTGGATCCTCCCGATATTGGGGGCGACAGCCCACGGAGGCTACAGCTACCGTGCGGCAGTTATGGCCCCTCCCGCCGGCAGAGCCGGAGACGATCCGGCCACGAGGGACAGCGGCTCCCGTGTGGACCCGCGGATCCTGGTGGAGAAGTATGGCCTCACACCTGCCGAGGGTGAGGTGGCCGCGGCGCTGGCGGAGGGCCGTACGGTAAGCGAGATCGCAGCGACCACCGGCCGCGAGGAGAGCACGGTGCGTTGGCACGTGAAGAACCTCCACTCCAAGCTCGGCGTCCATCGCCAGGCGGACGTCGTCCGTCTCGTGCTGCTGTCGGCGACGGCCGCGTCGCAGGCGAGTTGACGGATCCCCTCTCTTTTGGGGGCGACAGAGAGTCTCGCGACGCCCAGAATGACCTGTAAGGCGGCCCCATCCAGATGCGGCCGGCGTCGCGGCAGCCGGGAGGAAGACTCGAACAATGTCAGCAAAGGTCAAGGCAGACCGTGCAGAGAAGAGTTCACGGGCTACGGCGCAGCCGACAGGCGCGGGGTTCACCTCCCAGGCGGAACGACGACCGGTCGCTCCGCGACCTCCACGGAGTTCCCAGCGTCGCCGCGCCCAGTATCGACAGGCGTTGGTGGCTTTGATGGCCCTTTGCGCGCTGCTGTCAACGGCCGTGGACGCTGCCCCGGCACAAGAACTAGTGACGCCCTTTTACCAAGGGAACGAGGGTGGGGTAGTCGGAGTCGGTTCGACCGTCACGATCGAGACGTGCCAGAGCGTGAGGTTCGATCCGTGGCCAGGGGGCATTGCTCTCCAGGACCACGGCTTGGACTGCGGAGACGACCTGAGGGTCACCGGCCTGGAGGCGGGCGCCTTCCTCTACATCCGCATCCCTGGAACGCAGACCTATGCGTCGGCCCCCTTGATGCCAGAGGACCTCTTGCAGGGATCGCGGCTTTCTCTCGGCGGCAACGCTGAATTCACTGACGGTCGAAGAGGAACTCTCGTTCACTCAAGAGCGCTAGAGACGGCCCTCATTGTCCCATGGCTGTCGTTTGACCAGCCCCTAGTCCTGGCCGAGCCTTCTGGCGGCGTACTGGACACGGCGGTCACAAGTTTCACCCCGACGACCGCGGACTTCGACCTCGACCTGTTCGTAGTCGATTCCAATGCCAGTCTCGTCCCCCTCCACGTCTCGGACATGACCGTCGATGACATCAGATGGGAAGGCAGCCAGCTGCAGTTCTCGGTTACCGGCCTCACCACTGAGTTCCAGAGCCCTGCGGGATCCTACTCGGCGACCTTCCTGTTCGACCAGAGCGGGAGCATCGCAGGCAACGATCCGCAGGACCTTCGGATTCAGGCAGCCAAGGCCTTTCTCGGGAACCTGGGTGCGGGCGACGAGGTCGCTCTGCTTGCGTTTGCCACGAGCGGCAACCTCCCCAGCCAC
Encoded proteins:
- a CDS encoding helix-turn-helix transcriptional regulator, which gives rise to MAPPAGRAGDDPATRDSGSRVDPRILVEKYGLTPAEGEVAAALAEGRTVSEIAATTGREESTVRWHVKNLHSKLGVHRQADVVRLVLLSATAASQAS
- a CDS encoding helix-turn-helix transcriptional regulator is translated as MSRAGRIESIVATLQEAAFDEDRWAVASALIDDAARVLGSHLSVLRREWPSEFLFSRILFHGEPLDEVERMYVQDYGSRDERGPRLRALPYGCLVHNTALFTEREMKTSPLYCGFLPRVGSNNQALVRLEGVHDTDIYWCLTAPTGSDWGSEEIAVIERLLPHVRHFVRVRQALTSADAREASLTGLLDRSGLAVLHLDRTGRVLEANALARELLVTRDLILQRDRQLRARAPNSDTRLGRLLSICCRKGVGGSMTLHPHSGTADSEPLLLCACPVAPDHTTFDSRGVSVQVLLTRLGSTRSVDTRHLTELYDLTPAESRVAGLLAEGRAVSEIAASTGRKESTVRWHVRNLHSKLGVHRQMDLVRLVLSAAAAAPAE